One genomic window of Anaplasma centrale str. Israel includes the following:
- the bioA gene encoding adenosylmethionine--8-amino-7-oxononanoate transaminase yields MVGCMYNFENLWLPYSGVLSPIDAVKVVSGSGCYLELENGRKLLDGISSWWSVCHGYSHPHIVAKMREQVERLSHVMLCSGLVHEGACELASRLVGLAPPGLQKVFFSDSGSMAVEVAMKIAVQYWHIVGRPQKTGFVAFKNAYHGDSMGCMSVSDPMAIHGTQFSGYYPTQHLFDLPVDERDFELLGREIEQIAHRTAAIVVEPILQAAGGMRIYSPDVLASLLKLAREANILFIVDEVATGFGRIGTMFACEQAKVSPDIMVLGKAMTGGMCPLSATLVSSEVCGPFESCGERLMHGNTFAANPLACAAANASLDLFEDGSLMSRVQVIEERMGRGLEPLRGLKYVHNIRVKGAVAAMEIAADNFDHLQENFLRKLVDCEIWIRPIGNTVYLMPPLIISDAELEHLLTAVCTLVHSCRERLELVV; encoded by the coding sequence GTGGTGGGTTGCATGTACAATTTTGAAAATCTGTGGTTGCCATATAGCGGCGTGCTATCACCGATCGATGCCGTGAAGGTCGTGTCCGGCAGTGGGTGCTACCTTGAATTAGAAAATGGTAGAAAGCTTCTGGACGGCATATCCAGCTGGTGGAGCGTCTGCCATGGGTATTCCCATCCCCACATAGTTGCAAAAATGCGCGAACAGGTAGAGAGGCTTTCCCACGTGATGCTTTGTTCTGGCCTGGTCCACGAAGGGGCGTGCGAACTGGCTTCAAGGCTTGTGGGGCTGGCGCCACCTGGGCTGCAGAAGGTTTTCTTTTCTGACTCTGGGTCTATGGCTGTGGAAGTTGCGATGAAAATTGCAGTGCAGTATTGGCACATTGTTGGTAGGCCACAAAAAACCGGCTTTGTTGCGTTCAAAAATGCATACCACGGCGACAGCATGGGGTGCATGTCGGTTTCGGACCCCATGGCTATACATGGCACGCAGTTTTCTGGCTATTACCCAACGCAACACCTGTTTGATTTACCGGTAGACGAGCGAGATTTCGAGTTGCTGGGGCGTGAGATAGAGCAAATTGCCCACAGGACTGCCGCAATCGTAGTGGAGCCGATTCTCCAAGCTGCTGGGGGGATGCGTATTTATTCTCCTGATGTGCTCGCGTCGCTGCTTAAACTCGCAAGGGAAGCCAATATTCTCTTTATTGTTGATGAGGTTGCAACTGGCTTTGGTAGAATTGGTACCATGTTTGCGTGTGAGCAGGCAAAAGTTTCCCCTGATATCATGGTGCTGGGCAAGGCCATGACTGGTGGCATGTGCCCGCTGTCGGCGACATTAGTGTCTTCAGAGGTCTGTGGGCCATTTGAGTCGTGTGGTGAAAGGCTGATGCACGGCAACACTTTTGCAGCAAATCCCTTGGCGTGCGCTGCCGCGAACGCTTCGCTTGACCTATTTGAGGACGGGTCATTGATGAGCAGGGTGCAGGTTATTGAAGAGCGCATGGGCCGCGGGTTAGAGCCGCTTCGAGGCTTGAAATACGTTCACAATATTAGGGTAAAAGGGGCTGTTGCCGCCATGGAGATAGCTGCGGACAATTTTGATCATCTGCAGGAAAACTTCTTACGTAAGCTTGTAGATTGTGAAATCTGGATAAGGCCAATTGGAAATACAGTGTACCTAATGCCCCCCTTGATAATTTCTGACGCAGAGCTGGAGCACCTGCTCACTGCGGTGTGTACTTTGGTGCACTCTTGTAGAGAGCGTCTGGAGCTGGTTGTCTAG
- the thiL gene encoding thiamine-phosphate kinase: MMAEMRKPGALCKMQRLSTDAQNLTSSIAAKTSNIDEFACIEKYIRPLMRSGFSTENDDAGKISSPNGSFIVTQDILVEGTHFLRHSNPTLLAKKALRVNLSDLAAMGAQPYGYMLGMSLPQGVTEEWWEQFSNGLREDNKNYNVNLIGGDTTSNNTGTITISITAMGVPGMQSMTRSQAKVGDFLYVSGNIGDATLGLMAYQDLIGGEYFALKRRYDLPEPRITLGSKICGIASACIDISDGLVQDIGHICRLSNVGASIHLNQIPMSDAAQDVLRRNPELIERICSGGDDYELAFTSAESNHTKIMHIAADLGVKVTTIGVIVRQPGVEVYDGKNIVHFTSHGYSHKF; this comes from the coding sequence TTGATGGCGGAGATGAGAAAACCCGGAGCTCTGTGCAAGATGCAGCGTCTATCTACTGATGCGCAAAATCTTACTTCTTCAATTGCCGCGAAAACTTCTAATATCGATGAGTTTGCGTGCATAGAGAAATACATACGCCCCCTGATGCGCAGCGGATTTAGCACTGAGAATGACGATGCAGGAAAAATTTCCTCCCCCAACGGGTCTTTTATCGTTACACAAGATATTCTAGTGGAGGGAACTCACTTCCTCCGCCATAGCAATCCAACTCTATTAGCAAAAAAGGCGTTGAGGGTGAATCTCTCCGATCTTGCAGCGATGGGGGCCCAGCCCTACGGGTACATGCTTGGTATGTCATTACCACAGGGAGTAACCGAGGAATGGTGGGAGCAATTCAGCAATGGCCTGAGGGAAGATAATAAAAACTATAATGTTAACTTAATCGGCGGCGATACGACGTCTAACAACACGGGTACCATTACTATAAGCATTACAGCCATGGGGGTTCCCGGTATGCAAAGTATGACGAGGTCGCAGGCAAAAGTTGGAGATTTTCTGTATGTAAGCGGCAACATAGGAGATGCTACTTTGGGATTAATGGCGTATCAGGACCTTATAGGGGGAGAGTACTTCGCTTTAAAGCGTAGGTATGATTTACCAGAACCCAGAATTACGCTGGGCAGCAAAATATGTGGCATCGCGTCAGCGTGCATAGACATTTCAGACGGGCTAGTTCAAGATATAGGGCACATATGTAGGTTATCAAACGTGGGTGCGAGCATACACTTAAACCAGATTCCAATGTCCGATGCGGCACAAGACGTACTAAGGCGCAATCCAGAACTTATAGAGCGCATTTGCAGCGGAGGGGATGACTATGAACTTGCTTTTACCTCTGCAGAGAGTAACCACACAAAGATAATGCACATAGCGGCAGATCTTGGGGTTAAAGTCACCACAATAGGTGTAATAGTTAGGCAACCTGGCGTTGAGGTGTATGACGGCAAAAACATCGTGCATTTTACCAGCCACGGGTATAGTCACAAGTTCTGA
- a CDS encoding YihY/virulence factor BrkB family protein: MHGLCATILKGVGAFFKCAGLAIADFRRHDGLVYSGYLSFIFLLSTFPFLVFFTAMTSTALNVLDKHEDFLQGLVTSLLSELPHETIAALLPRINEILSGPPQSLLTVAVVGIVWTASSAIEGMRTVLNKAFRVSAPPPYILGRMLSILQFLAIVLVMMCSVLFTVLVPIILDILDPKWGYLGYIKYIVSEVILCLSVAFMYYMVPNTRQRMGVVLPGAVVVTVLWSLSSFTFSWYLSNFRVLHTMYGNLSGIVASMLFFYIISIFFIYGAELSYRLSKQF, encoded by the coding sequence GTGCATGGGCTTTGCGCTACAATCCTCAAAGGGGTAGGTGCGTTTTTTAAGTGTGCGGGTCTCGCAATTGCGGATTTCCGTAGACATGATGGGCTAGTGTATTCCGGGTATTTGTCATTCATTTTTCTTCTATCCACATTCCCCTTTTTGGTATTCTTCACTGCGATGACCTCCACTGCACTAAACGTGCTGGACAAGCACGAAGATTTCCTGCAGGGGCTGGTAACTTCGCTGCTTAGCGAACTGCCGCATGAGACCATTGCTGCGCTTTTGCCTAGAATAAACGAGATATTATCTGGGCCTCCGCAGAGTTTGTTGACTGTGGCTGTAGTGGGCATTGTTTGGACTGCCTCTTCAGCCATAGAGGGCATGCGTACAGTGTTGAACAAGGCATTTAGGGTTTCAGCCCCACCACCGTACATTCTTGGTAGGATGCTGAGCATCTTGCAATTTTTGGCAATAGTGCTGGTGATGATGTGCAGCGTGCTATTTACGGTTTTGGTGCCCATAATTCTCGATATACTTGATCCGAAGTGGGGTTACTTAGGCTATATAAAATACATTGTAAGCGAAGTAATATTATGCCTGTCCGTTGCATTTATGTATTACATGGTGCCAAATACCAGGCAACGCATGGGGGTTGTGTTGCCTGGGGCGGTTGTGGTCACAGTGCTGTGGAGCTTGTCTTCGTTTACTTTTTCTTGGTACCTGTCAAACTTTCGGGTGCTGCACACAATGTACGGCAATCTTTCCGGCATTGTTGCGTCCATGCTCTTTTTCTACATTATCAGCATATTCTTCATATATGGGGCGGAGTTGAGTTACCGGCTATCTAAGCAATTTTGA